A section of the Ranitomeya imitator isolate aRanImi1 chromosome 7, aRanImi1.pri, whole genome shotgun sequence genome encodes:
- the LOC138645551 gene encoding nuclear protein 1-like, with amino-acid sequence MTSYVQADKLQPTDFEVRYFDDYDYYNLTDRYALTSSARKGRTKKEAQENTNKDNAAGHERKIVEKLQKTENKKKSKPGKE; translated from the exons ATGACCTCCTACGTACAGGCCGACAAGCTGCAGCCCACCGACTTCGAGGTTCGGTACTTCGATGACTACGACTACTACAACCTCACCGACCGCTACGCCT TAACGTCGTCAGCCAGGAAGGGGCGGACGAAGAAAGAGGCACAAGAGAACACAAATAAAGACAACGCCGCGGGCCAcgagaggaagattgtggagaaactGCAGAAGACGGAAAACAAGAAAAAGAGTAAACCTGGAAAAGAGTGA